A portion of the Lampris incognitus isolate fLamInc1 chromosome 9, fLamInc1.hap2, whole genome shotgun sequence genome contains these proteins:
- the col28a1b gene encoding collagen, type XXVIII, alpha 1b: protein MLLKGNMGRGVALCLLLLALIHAARSQRRRKTGQRNNYSLLGNEGNDVTCSLEVAFVLDSSESAKTFLFEKQKAFVLHFSTRLSMLQVAGWTMKVRMAALQYSSSVSIEHRFSEWQDLDVFHNKVSSMIYIGHGTYSTYAITNATQLLVQETPADSVRIVVLMTDGVDHPRNPDIISAAAEAKGYGIHLFAIGLSDIAEQSQNKAKLRAIASTPAQQFVQSLADPKLEERLLKEMGAVTIEVCPQAQVCLCERGERGTPGGPGIKGDPGSRGSPGPKGARGEPGLDGRPGNEGLEGRPGFKGNKGERGDCGTPGDKGDIGPEGQSGLRGPRGEQGTKGPPGDFGPEGPTGPKGDRGPTGAPGIAGDIGIGFPGSKGEKGIQGKPGPAGPFGIGEPGLSGPSGPPGAQGSPGPSGEGPPGPKGDRGFEGPRGNRGLPGAGVKGDKGSLGPPGIPGSVGSPGQGLQGEKGDQGPVGPAGPRGAPGLGIMGPKGNQGFTGEPGRTGARGRGEPGPKGDPGAEGLPGIPGTVGEDGAQGQKGDIGLPGFRGADGAPGKGVPGEKGDRGERGSRGQPGAVGPVGPMGPKGEPGNVGPLGATGPPGRGIPGAKGDPGPGGQPGAVGEPGIGIAGPKGDRGSPGPAGQPGLKGEGQPGAPGPPGPLGVPGELGPEGKGLPGPKGDRGLPGPTGPAGPPGIGQIGPKGSAGQIGPLGPQGLPGEGIQGQKGESGFQGIPGPRGPPGQGLQGDKGDRGLRGEKGKKGDGGDPGEPGALGTLGRAGQKGEPGLTREEIIKIVRSICSCGVKCRQSPLELVFVIDSSESVGPDNFNVVKDFVNALVDRASVSRDTTRVGVVLYSHINVVVVGLGQESTRDQIKAAVQSMTYLGEGTFTGSAIQQTNQVFRAARAGVRKVAIVITDGQADERDSVSLEGAVKAVHGSDIEMFVIGVVNQSDPLYEEFIKELYLIASDPDGEHVYLIDDFRTLPALESKLLSRICENGERPLFSSIPSSRLAPGTPEVAGSVREPPYRTDTDAPIFTGDHRRTHTMPGPPALRPDREPVIAQRPKPDERSTMETLRVPSFDREPFIPLKEFLLPAEVKMPTNSKVMNGHTGPEGPTPKPSTRYRTPQPPPPTPSKLPLDTSTPERCSQTLDPGPCRNYVVKWYYDTVANACAQFWFGGCLGNSNQFATEKSCKETCVKI from the exons ATGTTACTAAAGGGAAACATGGGGAGAGGCGTGGCATTGTGCCTTTTACTGTTGGCTCTGATACATGCAGCCAGAagccagagaagaagaaagacaggACAGAGGAACAACTACAGCCTACTCGGCAATGAAGGAAATG ATGTGACATGTTCTCTGGAGGTGGCTTTCGTCctggacagctcagagagtgcaAAAACATTCCTGTTTGAGAAGCAGAAGGCATTTGTGTTGCACTTCAGCACCCGCCTCTCCATGCTCCAGGTTGCTGGCTGGACAATGAAGGTTCGAATGGCCGCTCTTCAGTATAGTAGCTCTGTGTCCATAGAGCATAGATTCTCTGAATGGCAGGACCTGGATGTATTCCACAATAAAGTCAGTTCCATGATCTACATCGGCCATGGCACATACTCCACCTATGCCATCACCAATGCCACACAGCTGCTGGTGCAGGAAACCCCAGCGGATAGTGTCCGAATTGTGGTGCTTATGACCGATGGAGTTGATCATCCCCGTAACCCAGACATTATTTCAGCGGCAGCAGAAGCCAAGGGTTATGGAATCCATCTCTTTGCTATTGGGTTGTCAGACATCGCCGAGCAGAGTCAAAACAAAGCCAAGCTCCGGGCCATAGCCAGCACACCTGCTCAGCAGTTTGTCCAAAGTCTCGCAGATCCCAAGCTCGAGGAGAGACTACTCAAAGAAATG GGTGCTGTTACAATCGAAGTG TGTCCACAGGcccaagtgtgtttgtgtgaaagagGAGAAAGGGGCACCCCTGGAGGTCCA GGTATAAAAGGGGACCCAGGCTCCAGAGGGTCACCTGGTCCAAAAGGAGCAAGG GGAGAGCCTGGCCTTGATGGTCGACCCGGGAATGAAGGTTTGGAG GGCCGTCCAGGTTTTAAAGGCAATAAG GGAGAGAGAGGCGACTGTGGCACACCTGGAGATAAGGGTGACATT GGCCCAGAGGGACAATCAGGGCTACGAGGGCCTAGAGGAGAGCAG GGTACCAAAGGACCACCAGGAGACTTTGGACCTGAAGGCCCAACAGGACCTAAA GGAGACAGAGGACCCACCGGTGCTCCTGGAATAGCCGGGGACATTGGCATCGGATTTCCAGGATCCAAG GGAGAAAAAGGTATTCAGGGAAAGCCAGGTCCTGCAGGTCCATTTGGAATAGGAGAGCCTGGATTGTCT GGTCCTTCAGGTCCACCTGGAGCACAGGGGAGTCCTGGACCATCTGGAGAAGGGCCTCCAGGGCCAAAG GGTGACAGAGGGTTCGAGGGTCCTAGGGGTAACCGTGGTCTTCCAGGTGCTGGGGTCAAAGGTGACAAG GGTAGTCTTGGCCCCCCTGGGATACCAGGGTCAGTTGGTTCTCCTGGACAAGGACTTCAAGGAGAAAAG GGTGATCAAGGTCCAGTTGGACCAGCAGGACCAAGAGGAGCTCCAGGTTTAGGAATAATGGGACCAAAG GGAAATCAAGGGTTCACGGGGGAGCCTGGACGGACAGGGGCGAGAGGCCGAGGAGAACCAGGACCAAAA GGTGACCCCGGTGCTGAGGGACTGCCTGGTATCCCAGGTACCGTTGGAGAGGACGGAGCCCAGGGACAAAAG GGTGACATAGGGTTACCAGGGTTCAGGGGCGCAGATGGTGCTCCAGGAAAAGGTGTCCCTGGAGAGAAG GGagacaggggggagagagggtcCAGAGGCCAGCCAGGGGCAGTCGGGCCTGTGGGACCAATGGGACCCAAG GGAGAACCAGGAAATGTTGGGCCACTAGGTGCAACTGGACCACCAGGACGGGGCATACCGGGTGCCAAA GGCGATCCAGGTCCAGGAGGCCAACCTGGAGCAGTAGGTGAACCTGGGATAGGCATAGCTGGGCCCAAG GGTGACAGAGGGTCACCCGGACCTGCTGGACAACCTGGGCTAAAAGGCGAAGGCCAACCTGGCGCTCCA GGACCTCCAGGGCCACTAGGAGTACCAGGGGAACTTGGACCAGAGGGCAAAGGTTTACCCGGACCCAAG GGGGACCGAGGCTTGCCTGGACCCACTGGACCAGCTGGGCCACCAGGAATTGGGCAGATTGGTCCAAAA GGTTCGGCTGGTCAGATAGGACCACTTGGTCCACAAGGATTACCCGGAGAGGGCATTCAAGGACAAAAG GGGGAGTCTGGCTTTCAGGGGATCCCAGGCCCCAGAGGTCCTCCTGGTCAAGGTCTTCAGGGGGACAAG GGGGACCGAGGGCTCAGAGGAGAAAAAGGCAAAAAAGGAGACGGAGGAGACCCTGGAGAGCCGGGAGCTCTTGGAACTTTG GGTAGAGCAGGACAGAAGGGAGAGCCAGGACTTACA agggaagaaaTCATCAAAATTGTGCGATCAATATGTA GTTGTGGGGTGAAGTGTCGCCAGAGCCCGCTGGAGCTAGTCTTTGTGATTGACAGCTCCGAGAGCGTGGGTCCTGACAACTTCAACGTGGTCAAAGACTTTGTGAACGCCCTCGTCGACCGTGCCTCGGTCAGCCGGGACACTACCCGTGTCGGGGTGGTCCTCTACAGCCACATCAACGTGGTGGTGGTCGGTCTCGGCCAAGAGTCTACCCGCGACCAGATCAAGGCTGCGGTGCAATCCATGACCTACCTGGGTGAGGGCACCTTCACAGGCAGCGCCATCCAACAGACCAACCAGGTGTTCAGGGCAGCGCGGGCAGGTGTGAGGAAGGTGGCCATCGTCATCACAGATGGCCAGGCGGACGAGAGGGACTCGGTGAGTCTGGAGGGCGCGGTGAAGGCGGTGCATGGCAGTGACATTGAGATGTTTGTGATCGGGGTGGTGAACCAGAGTGACCCGCTGTATGAGGAGTTCATAAAGGAGCTCTACCTCATCGCCTCTGACCCGGACGGGGAACACGTCTACTTAATTGATGACTTCAGGACGCTTCCAG ctCTGGAGAGCAAACTGTTGAGTCGTATCTGTGAGAATGGGGAGAGACCTTTGTTTAGCTCCATACCCAGCTCTAGACTGGCTCCGGGAACCCCTGAAGTTGCCGGCAGTGTCCGGGAACCCCCCTACAGGACTGATACAGACGCACCCATTTTCACTGGAGACCACAGGAGAACACATACGATG CCTGGCCCTCCAGCGTTGCGCCCTGACAGAGAACCCGTCATTGCACAGCGACCCAAGCCGGATGAGAGATCCACCATGGAAACCCTGAGAGTCCCCTCCTTTGACAGGGAGCCCTTTATACCTCTGAAAGAGTTTCTTCTGCCCGCTGAGGTGAAGATGCCTACCAACAGCAAGGTGATGAACGGACACACTGGACCGGAGGGCCCCACTCCGAAACCATCGACCCGTTACAGGACACCACAGCCACCCCCACCGACTCCTTCAAAGCTGCCTTTGGACACGTCCACGCCAG AGCGCTGTAGCCAAACTCTGGATCCGGGACCCTGCAGGAACTATGTGGTGAAGTGGTATTATGATACTGTAGCTAATGCCTGTGCCCAGTTCTGGTTTGGGGGCTGTCTAGGAAACAGCAATCAGTTTGCAACAGAAAAGAGCTGCAAAGAAACCTGTGTCAagatctaa